The genomic window CTATTTAAGAATATTGAAGTGCGGCTTCAGAGATGGAGATAATGCGCCTATGGCCTTTGTTGAGCTTGTAGATAGACCTATTGTTGAAGTTGCAGCACCTGCTCCTAAAGAAGAGGTAGTAGCAGAATAAAGTACGATCAGATAAATAAAAAAGCCAGCTAATGCTGGCTTTTTTATTGTCTTTGTTAAAGCTTAAAATTATTTAATTTTTGCTTCTTTATAAATTACATGTTTTCTAACGACAGGATCAAATTTTTTGATTTCCATCTTGTCAGGCATGGTTCGTTTATTTTTTGTTGTGGTATAGAAATGTCCAGTACCAGCACTAGACTCTAATTTGATTTTTTCACGCATATATATTCCTTAAATTTTCTGGCCAGCTGCACGCATTTT from Candidatus Methylopumilus planktonicus includes these protein-coding regions:
- the rpmG gene encoding 50S ribosomal protein L33 produces the protein MREKIKLESSAGTGHFYTTTKNKRTMPDKMEIKKFDPVVRKHVIYKEAKIK